Within the Halorhabdus rudnickae genome, the region GAACCGCTGAAACCCCAGTACGTCGTCGAGCGCTTCGCCGAGCTGGCAGACGACGATGCGATCGTCACGACCGGTGTCGGCCAACATCAGATGTGGGCCTGCCAGTTCTGGACCTACACCGAGCCACGGACCTGGGTCTCTTCGAATGGCCTGGGGACGATGGGCTACGGCGTCCCGTCGGCGATCGGTGCCAAACTGGGCGCGCCGGACAAGGAGGTCGTTACCTTCGACGGCGACGGCTCGTTCCTGATGACGATGCAGGAACTGTCCGTGGCGGTCCGCGAGGATCTGGACATCACGTACGTCATCCTCAACAACGAGGCCATCGGGATGGTCCGCCAGTGGCAGGACGGGTTCTACGAGGGACGACGGATGGCAAGCGAGTATCCGTGGATCCCCGAGTTCGACCTGCTGGCGGAATCGTTCGGTGCGCGCGGGTTCCGACTGGAAGAGCACGACCAGGTCGACGACGTGATTCAGCAGGCTCGCGAGTACGACGGCCCCGCAGTCATCGACGCGATCATCGACCCCGGTGAGAACGTCTATCCGATGGTTCCCAGCGGCGGAGACAACGGCCTGTTCGCACTCTCGGAAGAACAACTAAACAACCTCTAACGATGAGCAGTGGAGAACTCCCAGGGCCGGCCCCCGGCGATCGGATGCGACCCGAGGGACGGCGCAACATGCAAGGTATTCGTATCGACCCGGAAGCAGAAGCGACCCACCAGCCCCGCTATGCGGTGCTCTCGGCGCTGGTCAAACACGAGCCCGGCGTCCTCGCCGAAGTGTCGGGGCTGTTCAGCCGCCGGCAGTTCAACATCGAGAGCCTCACTGTCGGGCCGACGACCGAGGAGAACGTCGCCCGGATGACGATCGTCATCGAGGAGGCCGAGCCGGGCATCGAGCAGGCCAAAAAGCAACTCGAGAAGCTCGTTCCAACCATCGCCGTCGAGGAGCTACAACCCGAGGCGATGCGGCGGGAACTCGCCCTCGTGAAAGTGCGGGGCGAGAAGCCCGACGACATCCAGTCGGTCGCGGAGATGTACGGCGGCCAAGCCGTCGACGCCTCGACGAACGCCGTGACCGTCGAGATCACGGGCAGCAAGCAGAAGATCGACGCCGCCGTTGAGGCATTCAAGCAGTTCGACGTCGAGGAGGTCGTCCGGACCGGCGCGGCGGCTCTCGAACGCGGCGCGGAGACGATGGACGCAAACGGGTACGCGAGTAAGAAGTAGCCAGATAATCGAACACGGCGACACGATAGATTGAACACTGACCCAATCGGAATCGAAAACGACACACTACCGATGACTGACGAATTCGACACGACTGTCTACTACGACGAGGACGCGGACGAATCGTATCTCGAAGACGTAACTGTAGCGGTCCTTGGCTTTGGCAGCCAGGGCCACGCCCACGCTCAGAATCTCGACGACAGCGGGGTCGACGTGGTCGTTGGCCTGCCGGAAGACAACGACGATCGCCCGGTCGTCGAGGACGCTGGCTTGCGGGTCGAGACGCCTGCCGACGCCGCGGCCGAGGGTGACATCGTCGTCATGCTCGTCCCGGACAACGTCCAGCCGGTCGTCTACGACGACATCGCCGACAATCTGGAGCCGGGCGACACGCTGCAGTTCGCACACGGATTCAACATCCACTACGGCCAGATCGAGCCGCCGGAAGGCGTCGACGTGACGATGGTCGCCCCGAAGTCCCCGGGGCACCTGGTCCGTCGAACCTACCAGCGCGGCGAGGGGACGCCAGGTCTGGTCGCCGTCGAACAGAACGAGAGCGGCGAGGCCAGAGAAGAAGCCCTGGCCTACGCGAAGGCCATCGGCTGTACGCGGGCGGGCGTCATCGAGACGACCTTCCGCGAGGAGACCGAGACCGACCTCTTCGGCGAGCAGGCCGTCCTGTGTGGCGGCGTCACCGAGATGATGAAGGTCGGCTACGAGACGCTGGTCGACGCCGGCTACTCCCCGGAGATGGCCTACTTCGAGGTCATGAACGAGATGAAGCTCATTGTCGACCTGATCTACGAAGGTGGACTCATGGAAATGTGGAACTCCGTCTCCGATACAGCCGAGTACGGCGGGCTGACTCGCGGAGAGTACGTCATCGACGATTCGGCCAGGGAGGGGATGGAGCAGATCTTAGAAGAGGTCCAGGACGGCACGTTCGCCAAAGAGTGGATCTCGGAGAACCAGACCAACCGGCCCAGCTACAAGCAACTGCGAGAGGCCGAGCAGAATCACGAAATCGAGGAAGTCGGCGAACCGCTCCGGGAGCTGTTCTCCTGGGACGAGGGAGCCGAGTGAACGACCCGAGACAATGAAACCACGTTATCGAGCGCAGACGACAGACAGAGTGCGAGTATGAGCCAGGGAACGCTGTACGACAAGGTGTGGGATCGCCACAAGGTAACGACGCTGCCCAATGGGCAGGATCAGCTGTTCGTGGGGCTACACCTCATCCACGAGGTCACCAGCCCGCAGGCCTTCGGCATGCTTCGGGAACGGGACATCGAGGTCGCCCGGCCGGACCTGACTCACGCGACCGTCGATCACATCGTCCCGACGGCCGATCAGTCTCGGCCCTACAGCGACGACGCGGCCGAGGAGATGATGTCCGAACTCGAAGAGAACGTCCACGATGCGGGCATCGAATTTTCCGACCCGACAACGGGCGATCAGGGCATCGTCCACGTCATCGGCCCGGAGCAGGGCATCACCCAGCCCGGCAAGACGATCGTCTGTGGCGACAGCCACACATCGACGCACGGGGCCTTTGGCGCGCTGGCGTTTGGCATCGGAACCTCTCAGATCCGGGACGTCCTGGCCACCCAGTGTATCGCCATGGAGAAACAGAAGGTCCGGAAGATCCAGGTCGATGGCGAACTGGGACCGGGTGTCGAAGCCAAAGATATCATCCTGGAAATTATCCGGCGATTGGGCACCGACGGCGGCGTCGGCTACGTCTATGAGTACGCTGGCGAGGCCATCGAGAACCTGGACATGGAAGGCCGAATGAGCATCTGTAACATGTCCATCGAGGGTGGCGCTCGCGCGGGCTACGTCAACCCCGACGAGACCACCTACGAGTGGATGGAAGACACCGACTACTTCCAGGAGAACCCCGAGGCCTTCGACGAGCTGAAACCGTACTGGGAATCCATCCGTAGCGACGAGGACGCCCAGTACGACGACGTGGTTCACATCGACGCGAACGAACTGGAGCCGGTCGTCACGTGGGGCACGACTCCGGGCCAGGGCATCGGTATCTCCGATCCGATCCCCGCACCCGAGGATCTGCCCGAGGACAAACAGGAGACGGCCCGGCGTGCCCAGGAGCACATGCGGGTCGAACCCGGCGAGACCATGGCGGGCTACGACATCGACGTGGTCTTCCTGGGTTCGTGTACGAATGCACGCCTGCCCGACTTGCGCCGTGCGGCCAACATCGTCGAGGGCCGAGAGGTCGACGACAGCGTCCGGGCGATGGTCGTCCCTGGTAGCCAGCGCGTCCAGCAGGCCGCCGAGGAGGAGGGCCTGGCGGACATCTTCCGCGAAGCCGGTTTCGAGTGGCGCAACGCCGGCTGTTCGATGTGTCTGGGGATGAACGAAGACCAACTGGAGGGTGATGAGGCCTCGGCCTCGTCGTCGAATCGGAACTTCGTCGGTCGCCAGGGCAGCAAAGACGGCCGGACCGTCCTGATGAACCCCCAGATGGTCGCCGCGGCGGCGATCACCGGGGAAGTAACTGACGTGCGCGAACTGTCGGAGGTGACTCCCGCATGAGCGACTTCGACGCCGACATCCCTGAAGTGCGCGAAGTGACCGGGACAGGCGTGCCCATCCGCGGGAACGACATCGACACCGACCAGATCATCCCCGCGCGGTTCATGAAGGTCGTCACCTTCGACGGCCTGGGCCAGTTCGCCTTTTTCGATGTCCGCTACGACGACGATGACAACCAGAAAGACCACCCGATGAACGAGGACCAGTTCCGGGGCGCCAACGTGATGGTCGTCAACGACAACTTCGGGTGTGGGTCCTCCCGGGAACACGCGCCCCAGGCCCT harbors:
- the ilvN gene encoding acetolactate synthase small subunit yields the protein MSSGELPGPAPGDRMRPEGRRNMQGIRIDPEAEATHQPRYAVLSALVKHEPGVLAEVSGLFSRRQFNIESLTVGPTTEENVARMTIVIEEAEPGIEQAKKQLEKLVPTIAVEELQPEAMRRELALVKVRGEKPDDIQSVAEMYGGQAVDASTNAVTVEITGSKQKIDAAVEAFKQFDVEEVVRTGAAALERGAETMDANGYASKK
- the ilvC gene encoding ketol-acid reductoisomerase, which codes for MTDEFDTTVYYDEDADESYLEDVTVAVLGFGSQGHAHAQNLDDSGVDVVVGLPEDNDDRPVVEDAGLRVETPADAAAEGDIVVMLVPDNVQPVVYDDIADNLEPGDTLQFAHGFNIHYGQIEPPEGVDVTMVAPKSPGHLVRRTYQRGEGTPGLVAVEQNESGEAREEALAYAKAIGCTRAGVIETTFREETETDLFGEQAVLCGGVTEMMKVGYETLVDAGYSPEMAYFEVMNEMKLIVDLIYEGGLMEMWNSVSDTAEYGGLTRGEYVIDDSAREGMEQILEEVQDGTFAKEWISENQTNRPSYKQLREAEQNHEIEEVGEPLRELFSWDEGAE
- the leuC gene encoding 3-isopropylmalate dehydratase large subunit, which produces MSQGTLYDKVWDRHKVTTLPNGQDQLFVGLHLIHEVTSPQAFGMLRERDIEVARPDLTHATVDHIVPTADQSRPYSDDAAEEMMSELEENVHDAGIEFSDPTTGDQGIVHVIGPEQGITQPGKTIVCGDSHTSTHGAFGALAFGIGTSQIRDVLATQCIAMEKQKVRKIQVDGELGPGVEAKDIILEIIRRLGTDGGVGYVYEYAGEAIENLDMEGRMSICNMSIEGGARAGYVNPDETTYEWMEDTDYFQENPEAFDELKPYWESIRSDEDAQYDDVVHIDANELEPVVTWGTTPGQGIGISDPIPAPEDLPEDKQETARRAQEHMRVEPGETMAGYDIDVVFLGSCTNARLPDLRRAANIVEGREVDDSVRAMVVPGSQRVQQAAEEEGLADIFREAGFEWRNAGCSMCLGMNEDQLEGDEASASSSNRNFVGRQGSKDGRTVLMNPQMVAAAAITGEVTDVRELSEVTPA